A part of Tessaracoccus timonensis genomic DNA contains:
- the efp gene encoding elongation factor P — protein MVAVSTNDLKNGMVLDLDGQLWQVTWFQHHKPGKGNTVVRSKLKAVLSGKTVDKTFNADTKVEMATVDRRAMQYLYIDGSDYVFMDNDTYDQIYVPEVTVGDAKDYMLENQEAIVALHDGTPLFVELPASVELEITYTEPGLQGDRSTGGTKPATLETGKQIQVPLFITQGERVKVDTRDGSYLGRV, from the coding sequence GTGGTTGCAGTTTCCACCAACGATCTCAAAAACGGCATGGTGCTCGACCTCGACGGTCAGCTCTGGCAAGTGACGTGGTTCCAGCACCACAAGCCTGGCAAGGGCAACACCGTCGTGCGCTCGAAGCTGAAGGCAGTCCTGTCGGGTAAGACCGTAGATAAAACGTTCAACGCTGACACCAAGGTGGAAATGGCGACGGTCGACCGGCGCGCGATGCAGTACCTCTACATCGACGGTTCCGACTACGTCTTCATGGACAACGACACCTACGATCAGATCTACGTTCCAGAAGTCACCGTCGGTGATGCCAAGGACTACATGCTGGAAAACCAGGAAGCCATCGTCGCGCTGCATGATGGCACCCCTCTCTTCGTGGAACTGCCCGCGTCGGTAGAACTCGAAATCACCTACACCGAGCCCGGCCTGCAGGGCGACCGCTCCACCGGTGGCACCAAGCCCGCCACCCTCGAAACCGGCAAGCAGATTCAGGTGCCCCTGTTCATCACCCAGGGCGAGCGCGTCAAGGTGGATACCCGCGACGGCTCCTACCTCGGCCGCGTCTGA
- a CDS encoding L-lactate permease → MTLLETFVPETNPTGQLWLSALLASLPIICMLVTLGALRWKAHYAALASWGIALIVAIAAFRMPAVMALSTSVHGILYGIFPIVWILLTAIWMYEVTVKSGRFEDLRRTFFLISDDPRVVGLIIAFCFGGLLEALAGYGAPVAIAAAMLIAVGFSPIRAAMVALLANTVPVAFGAVGLPIVVAAQTAELDVLAVAPISGRITAMLSLVVPFLILLVMDGAKGLKQCWPVGLVIGVSFGVTKWIVSSTPLFNLTEMFAAVVSIAVTLGFLKLWHPTGGADAKGRISEMMAPEAEKDWQPAVHDDADQPELTTNRIVMALVPYLMVIVVFGIASIPVVKTFLKSLDVSFAWPLLGNLMGLDGSPASHQTYTLLWASSPGILLAIVAILTGVVYKMSLGQTFAVLWENMKKMRFSALTIGLVVALAYVMGDSGQTLALGFFIATAGSIYAALSPILGWIGTYVTGSDTSANILFSGLQSTVGQEIGQGSHLGVQGMRELLVGANAAGGVVGKMISPQSLTIAATAIGLVGSESVVLRKVFKWSLILLALMCVIVGLMSTPVLSWLI, encoded by the coding sequence ATGACCTTGCTTGAGACATTCGTCCCAGAGACGAACCCCACCGGACAGCTATGGCTGTCCGCACTCTTGGCTTCGCTGCCCATCATTTGCATGCTTGTCACGCTGGGAGCGTTGCGATGGAAGGCCCACTACGCGGCGTTGGCGTCGTGGGGGATCGCGCTCATCGTCGCGATTGCAGCCTTCCGGATGCCAGCGGTGATGGCGCTGTCCACGAGCGTGCACGGCATCCTCTACGGCATCTTCCCGATCGTCTGGATCCTGCTCACCGCAATCTGGATGTACGAGGTGACGGTGAAGTCGGGGCGCTTTGAAGATCTTCGACGCACGTTCTTCCTCATTTCGGATGACCCGCGCGTCGTCGGCCTCATCATCGCATTCTGCTTCGGCGGTCTTCTCGAAGCCCTGGCTGGCTACGGTGCGCCGGTAGCCATCGCCGCCGCCATGCTGATCGCCGTTGGTTTCTCACCCATTCGCGCCGCCATGGTGGCGCTGCTTGCCAACACCGTCCCGGTGGCGTTTGGCGCCGTCGGACTACCCATCGTCGTGGCGGCACAGACCGCTGAGCTGGACGTGCTCGCCGTCGCTCCGATCAGCGGGCGGATCACCGCCATGCTGAGCCTCGTCGTTCCGTTCCTCATCCTGCTCGTGATGGACGGCGCCAAGGGCCTCAAGCAGTGCTGGCCCGTCGGTCTCGTCATCGGTGTCTCCTTTGGCGTCACCAAGTGGATCGTGAGCTCCACGCCGCTGTTCAATCTGACCGAGATGTTCGCGGCCGTGGTCAGCATCGCTGTTACGCTCGGCTTCCTCAAGCTGTGGCACCCAACCGGCGGGGCCGACGCGAAGGGGCGCATCAGCGAGATGATGGCGCCCGAGGCTGAGAAAGACTGGCAACCCGCAGTCCACGACGACGCTGACCAGCCCGAGCTCACCACCAACCGCATCGTCATGGCGCTCGTGCCCTACCTGATGGTGATCGTGGTATTCGGCATCGCGTCCATCCCTGTGGTGAAGACCTTCTTGAAGTCGCTCGATGTGAGTTTCGCATGGCCGCTGCTTGGCAACCTCATGGGCCTCGACGGCAGCCCGGCCTCGCACCAGACCTACACGCTACTGTGGGCATCGTCGCCAGGCATTCTGCTCGCAATCGTGGCGATTCTCACCGGCGTCGTCTACAAGATGTCGCTCGGGCAAACCTTCGCGGTGCTGTGGGAGAACATGAAGAAGATGCGGTTCTCCGCTCTCACCATCGGTCTCGTCGTGGCGCTGGCCTACGTGATGGGCGACTCGGGCCAGACACTCGCCCTTGGCTTCTTCATTGCTACAGCCGGATCCATTTACGCGGCCCTGTCACCAATTCTTGGCTGGATTGGCACCTACGTGACCGGCTCGGATACCTCCGCAAACATCCTGTTCTCTGGCCTGCAGTCCACCGTCGGTCAGGAGATCGGCCAAGGCAGCCATCTCGGAGTGCAGGGCATGCGTGAACTGCTCGTTGGCGCCAATGCCGCAGGCGGCGTCGTGGGCAAGATGATCTCGCCCCAGTCGCTCACCATCGCCGCTACTGCCATCGGCCTGGTCGGCAGCGAGTCTGTGGTGTTGCGTAAGGTCTTCAAATGGAGCCTCATTCTGCTCGCACTGATGTGTGTCATCGTCGGATTGATGTCGACACCGGTCCTCAGCTGGCTGATCTGA
- a CDS encoding FadR/GntR family transcriptional regulator produces the protein MPSLPDTAGGYLLALTHLQEQVLSGVLTVGDRLPGERELAAELGVSRGAVREAIRAMQAYGVLESQPGPGRGTRVIAMQSKALGRLFSLHLATASQSQTDLTETRIALERATASLAASTATSDDHARLQRIIDAMDGTYELEPYNDLDTDFHHCIAQISGNPLLRDLTVAIREALRRPILQASLGVDRWADIRTMLCEQHRSIYDAIRSGDGSHAADLVEHHIRDAATALF, from the coding sequence ATGCCGAGCTTGCCTGATACCGCCGGGGGATACCTCCTCGCGCTCACCCATCTGCAAGAACAAGTGCTCTCCGGAGTGCTCACGGTGGGCGACCGCCTCCCGGGGGAGCGAGAACTCGCTGCAGAACTCGGCGTGAGTCGCGGTGCGGTACGCGAAGCGATCCGTGCCATGCAGGCGTACGGAGTGCTGGAATCACAGCCAGGCCCTGGACGCGGCACCCGGGTGATCGCGATGCAGTCGAAGGCGCTCGGCCGGTTGTTCTCGCTGCACCTCGCCACCGCGTCGCAATCGCAGACAGACCTGACGGAGACGCGCATCGCGTTGGAGCGTGCGACGGCCAGCCTCGCGGCATCGACGGCGACGTCGGACGACCACGCTCGCCTGCAGCGCATCATCGACGCGATGGATGGCACCTACGAACTCGAGCCGTACAACGATCTAGATACCGACTTCCATCACTGCATCGCCCAAATCTCGGGCAACCCGCTCCTGCGTGACCTCACAGTGGCAATCCGTGAGGCGCTACGTCGGCCCATCTTGCAAGCCTCACTCGGCGTCGACCGCTGGGCGGATATCCGCACCATGCTGTGCGAACAACACCGATCGATCTACGACGCCATCCGCAGCGGCGACGGCTCGCATGCCGCAGACCTCGTCGAGCACCACATCCGCGACGCTGCGACGGCGCTGTTCTAG
- a CDS encoding CsbD family protein produces the protein MGLGDDIQNKAEDLKGQAKEGIGEATDNEQLQSEGKLDQLGAKAKQGVEDLKEKAAETFNNITEKFDKKD, from the coding sequence ATGGGACTCGGAGACGACATTCAGAACAAGGCTGAAGACCTCAAGGGTCAGGCCAAGGAAGGCATCGGTGAGGCCACCGATAACGAGCAGCTGCAGTCCGAAGGCAAGCTCGATCAGCTCGGAGCGAAGGCCAAGCAGGGCGTAGAAGACCTCAAGGAGAAGGCTGCTGAGACCTTCAACAACATCACCGAGAAGTTTGACAAGAAGGACTGA
- a CDS encoding lactate utilization protein C: MGAKEVILGRVRKALQDVPSSEKATDIVVEWEYGQPLETKDVLADLVEKIEDYRATVVQVGESDVNSALTEALSTLGSEHVVVPDGVPDGWLEAVKAANVTVHLDEPQLTHDELNEIDTVVTTCAVAMADSGTIALDHGPGQGRRALSLLPDRHVCVVHADQVVSDVPEGVARLRGAVDDRRPITWISGGSATSDIELSRVEGVHGPRTLYVILVTK; this comes from the coding sequence ATGGGAGCAAAGGAAGTCATCCTCGGCAGAGTGCGCAAGGCCCTACAAGATGTTCCTTCGTCGGAAAAAGCGACGGACATCGTTGTCGAGTGGGAGTATGGTCAACCGCTTGAGACGAAGGACGTCCTCGCCGATCTCGTCGAGAAAATTGAGGACTACCGCGCCACCGTCGTGCAGGTCGGCGAATCCGATGTGAACAGTGCGCTGACCGAAGCGCTGAGCACGCTCGGCTCGGAGCATGTCGTGGTGCCCGACGGAGTCCCCGACGGTTGGCTGGAGGCGGTCAAGGCGGCGAACGTCACCGTGCACCTCGACGAACCGCAGCTCACGCACGATGAGCTCAACGAGATCGACACCGTGGTCACGACCTGCGCCGTCGCAATGGCGGATTCAGGCACGATCGCGCTCGACCATGGCCCCGGCCAGGGCCGACGTGCGCTCAGCCTCTTGCCCGACCGCCACGTCTGCGTGGTCCATGCCGATCAAGTGGTGAGCGATGTTCCTGAGGGGGTTGCCAGGCTGCGAGGCGCAGTGGATGATCGTCGCCCCATCACCTGGATTTCGGGGGGCTCAGCGACGAGTGATATCGAGCTGAGCCGAGTCGAAGGAGTGCACGGCCCCAGAACGCTGTACGTCATCCTAGTGACGAAGTAG
- the carB gene encoding carbamoyl-phosphate synthase large subunit — translation MPRRNDISTILVIGSGPIVIGQACEFDYSGTQACRVLRSEGYRVVLVNSNPATIMTDPDFADATYVEPITPEFVEQVIAKERPDALLATLGGQTALNTAVKLHETGVLERYGVELIGASVEAIQRGEDRDEFKHIIESMDYIDGGAPEVARSVSCHSMDEVLSAADDLGYPVVVRPSFTMGGVGSGFAHNEDELRSIAGAGLAASPVTEVLIEESVLGWKELELELMRDSADNIVTICTIENLDPMGVHTGDSITVAPALTLTAPEVERMCAIGHGIIRDVGVESGGCNIQFAINPDDGRMVVIEMNPRVSRSSALASKATGYPIAKIAAKVAVGYTLDEITNDMTGVTTALEEPTVDYVIVKAPRFAFEKFPAADSTLTTHMKSVGETMGIGRTFPEALGKALRSLESAEAPFDFVSEPRPLDELLPLLVRPHDGRLQAVMEALRAGASAEQVFDATKIDPWFIDQLVLVLDMANQIRDADELTPALLEQAKGLGISDEQIAQLRSIKQDVVRGVRHALGIRPAYKMVDTCAGAYPARTPYLYSTYERESEVPSRTKEAVLILGSGPNRIGQGIEFDYSCVHAVQALREAGYETVMINCNPETVSTDYDTADRLYFEPLTIEDVLEIYHAEAQAGPVAGVICQLGGQTPLGLAQALKDAGLPIVGTSPEAIDLAEERGAFGRVLAAAQLMTPKHGMAHSQAEARAIAAEIGYPVLVRPSYVLGGRGMKIVYNDTALDTYIAEAARVSDDQPVLVDRFLADAVEIDVDALYDGQELYVGGIMEHIEEAGVHSGDSACVLPPITLSDAAIEQIWAATEAIAKGVGVRGLINIQFALQGDTLYVLEANPRASRTVPFVSKATNTSLAKAAALIMLGRSIDELRSQGWLPKDGDGAFPRPGAPVAVKEAVMPFNRFRTSSGGFVDTVLGPEMRSTGEVMGLSDTFGTAYAKSQAAGGWALPDRGTIFASIADRDKRNAIWPLRRFADLGFKVLATRGTASVLRRNGVACEEVRKMSESDGTGPSTVDLIKEGKIDLIFNTPGGGATGESTREAGYSIRTAAVLADVPLITTVPGLAAAAQGIEAKQRGEVGIKSLQDWSR, via the coding sequence ATGCCTCGTCGTAACGATATTTCCACCATTCTCGTGATCGGCTCCGGGCCGATCGTCATCGGCCAAGCCTGCGAGTTCGACTACTCCGGCACCCAGGCCTGTCGTGTGCTTCGCAGTGAGGGATACCGGGTGGTGCTGGTGAACTCCAATCCGGCGACGATCATGACCGACCCCGACTTCGCAGACGCGACATACGTCGAACCCATTACTCCGGAGTTCGTCGAGCAGGTGATTGCCAAGGAACGCCCCGACGCGCTGCTGGCTACCCTCGGCGGTCAAACCGCGCTCAACACCGCCGTGAAGTTGCACGAAACCGGTGTGCTGGAGCGCTATGGCGTCGAACTCATTGGCGCCTCCGTCGAAGCAATTCAGCGCGGCGAAGACCGCGACGAGTTCAAACACATCATCGAGAGCATGGACTACATCGACGGCGGCGCACCCGAGGTGGCCCGCTCCGTGAGCTGCCACTCGATGGACGAAGTGCTCAGCGCCGCAGATGATCTCGGCTACCCGGTGGTCGTGCGCCCCAGCTTCACGATGGGCGGAGTGGGCTCAGGGTTCGCCCACAACGAGGACGAACTGCGCTCGATCGCAGGCGCTGGCCTGGCAGCGAGCCCAGTCACCGAGGTGCTCATCGAGGAGTCCGTCCTCGGCTGGAAGGAGCTCGAGCTGGAGCTCATGCGTGACAGCGCCGACAACATCGTCACCATCTGCACCATCGAGAACCTCGACCCGATGGGCGTGCACACCGGCGACTCGATCACCGTCGCGCCAGCACTCACCCTGACGGCACCCGAGGTTGAGCGCATGTGCGCCATCGGCCACGGCATCATCCGTGACGTCGGCGTCGAATCCGGTGGATGCAACATTCAGTTCGCCATCAACCCCGACGACGGCCGCATGGTTGTCATCGAGATGAACCCCCGCGTTTCACGCAGTTCAGCGCTGGCCTCGAAGGCGACGGGCTATCCCATCGCCAAGATCGCCGCCAAGGTTGCCGTCGGATACACGCTCGACGAGATCACCAACGACATGACCGGCGTGACGACCGCGCTCGAGGAACCCACCGTCGACTATGTGATCGTGAAAGCGCCCCGGTTTGCGTTCGAGAAGTTCCCTGCCGCGGATTCGACGCTCACCACACATATGAAGTCCGTCGGCGAGACGATGGGCATTGGCCGAACGTTCCCTGAAGCGCTGGGCAAGGCGCTGCGTTCACTCGAGAGCGCTGAGGCACCCTTTGACTTCGTGTCCGAGCCTCGCCCCCTCGACGAGTTGCTGCCGCTGCTCGTGCGCCCGCACGACGGCAGGCTGCAGGCGGTGATGGAGGCCTTGCGCGCGGGGGCCAGCGCCGAGCAGGTGTTCGACGCCACCAAGATCGACCCGTGGTTCATCGATCAGCTCGTGCTCGTGCTCGACATGGCGAACCAGATTCGAGATGCCGACGAGCTCACACCAGCATTGTTGGAACAGGCCAAGGGGCTCGGTATTTCCGACGAGCAGATCGCCCAGCTGCGATCCATCAAGCAGGATGTCGTGCGTGGGGTGCGTCACGCACTCGGCATCCGTCCCGCGTACAAGATGGTGGATACGTGCGCCGGCGCATATCCCGCGCGCACGCCGTATCTCTACTCGACGTACGAGCGGGAGTCTGAGGTGCCATCGCGCACCAAGGAGGCCGTCCTCATTCTTGGATCCGGCCCGAACCGGATCGGACAGGGCATCGAGTTCGATTACTCCTGCGTCCATGCCGTGCAGGCGCTGCGAGAAGCCGGATACGAAACCGTCATGATCAACTGTAACCCGGAGACGGTCTCCACCGACTACGACACCGCTGATCGCCTCTACTTCGAGCCGCTGACCATCGAAGATGTGCTGGAGATTTATCACGCGGAAGCGCAGGCCGGCCCGGTTGCGGGTGTTATCTGCCAGCTCGGCGGGCAAACGCCGCTCGGGCTTGCCCAAGCGCTAAAGGATGCAGGCCTTCCCATCGTCGGAACGAGCCCCGAGGCTATCGACCTTGCGGAGGAGCGCGGCGCGTTCGGGCGCGTGCTTGCCGCCGCTCAGCTTATGACCCCGAAACATGGGATGGCGCACAGCCAGGCAGAGGCGCGGGCCATCGCCGCCGAAATTGGGTACCCGGTCCTCGTCCGTCCCAGTTACGTACTCGGCGGCCGGGGCATGAAGATCGTTTACAACGACACCGCACTCGATACCTACATCGCCGAAGCCGCCAGAGTCAGCGACGATCAACCCGTGCTCGTCGACCGCTTCTTGGCAGACGCCGTCGAGATCGACGTCGATGCGCTCTACGACGGGCAGGAACTCTACGTGGGCGGCATCATGGAGCACATCGAGGAAGCAGGCGTCCACTCCGGCGACTCTGCCTGCGTGCTGCCCCCGATCACGCTGTCCGACGCCGCCATAGAACAGATCTGGGCCGCTACTGAGGCAATAGCCAAGGGGGTCGGGGTGCGAGGACTCATCAACATCCAGTTCGCACTCCAGGGCGATACGCTCTACGTGCTCGAAGCCAACCCCCGTGCCTCGCGCACCGTGCCGTTCGTTTCCAAGGCCACCAACACGTCGCTGGCCAAGGCTGCGGCGTTGATCATGCTGGGGCGCAGCATTGATGAGTTGCGATCCCAGGGGTGGCTGCCCAAGGACGGTGACGGAGCGTTCCCGAGGCCTGGCGCCCCCGTCGCTGTGAAAGAAGCAGTGATGCCGTTCAACCGCTTCCGCACGAGCTCTGGCGGCTTCGTCGACACGGTGCTCGGCCCCGAAATGCGCTCGACCGGCGAGGTCATGGGCCTGTCAGACACCTTTGGCACGGCGTACGCCAAGAGCCAAGCCGCTGGTGGCTGGGCGTTGCCAGATCGAGGAACGATCTTCGCCTCGATCGCCGACCGCGACAAGCGCAACGCCATCTGGCCGCTGCGCAGGTTCGCCGACCTGGGCTTCAAGGTGCTCGCTACGCGCGGTACCGCATCGGTGCTGCGTCGCAACGGCGTGGCGTGTGAAGAGGTGCGCAAGATGTCCGAGTCCGACGGCACAGGGCCGAGCACCGTCGACCTCATCAAGGAAGGCAAGATCGACCTGATCTTCAACACCCCAGGTGGCGGGGCGACGGGGGAGAGCACCCGCGAGGCGGGCTACTCCATCCGCACCGCTGCCGTGTTGGCCGACGTTCCCTTGATTACGACGGTGCCTGGCCTGGCGGCAGCTGCGCAGGGCATCGAAGCGAAACAGCGAGGCGAGGTCGGCATCAAGTCGCTGCAGGATTGGAGCCGATGA
- a CDS encoding (Fe-S)-binding protein gives MTTATFPGAGITVALFATCITDTMKPSVPIATVKLLERLGCKVEFPKEQTCCGQIMANTGYFKETEGTVRNYVKSFGDAEYVVAPSGSCVASVHHQHEMIANHVGDAGLAREAAATAKRTYDIAEFLVDVLRITDVGAWFPHKVTYHPSCHGKRMLKLGDKPMQLLEAVGGITLVDLPEADQCCGFGGTFSLKNSDMSVAMASDKARHVIDSGAEYVVGGDHACLMNIGGMLHRQHSGVQTIHLVEILASTKEEAR, from the coding sequence ATGACCACAGCCACATTTCCAGGTGCCGGGATCACGGTGGCACTGTTCGCCACCTGCATCACGGACACCATGAAACCATCCGTTCCCATCGCGACGGTGAAACTGCTCGAACGCCTCGGATGCAAGGTGGAGTTCCCGAAGGAACAGACCTGCTGCGGCCAGATCATGGCCAACACGGGCTACTTCAAGGAAACCGAGGGCACCGTCCGTAACTACGTGAAGAGCTTCGGCGACGCGGAGTACGTCGTCGCGCCCTCCGGCTCATGTGTGGCTTCCGTGCACCACCAGCACGAGATGATCGCCAACCATGTGGGCGACGCCGGCCTCGCCCGTGAGGCCGCCGCCACCGCGAAGCGCACCTACGACATCGCCGAGTTCCTCGTCGATGTGCTGCGTATCACCGATGTGGGGGCTTGGTTCCCGCACAAGGTGACCTACCACCCCTCCTGCCACGGCAAGCGCATGCTGAAGCTGGGGGACAAGCCCATGCAGCTCCTGGAAGCCGTCGGGGGCATCACGCTCGTCGACCTGCCCGAGGCTGACCAGTGCTGCGGATTTGGCGGCACGTTCTCACTGAAGAACTCGGACATGTCGGTCGCCATGGCTTCCGATAAGGCTCGGCACGTGATCGACAGCGGCGCCGAGTACGTCGTCGGCGGCGATCATGCGTGTCTGATGAACATCGGCGGCATGCTGCATCGCCAGCATTCCGGCGTACAAACTATCCATCTCGTCGAGATCCTCGCTAGCACCAAGGAGGAAGCGCGATGA
- a CDS encoding carbamoyl-phosphate synthase domain-containing protein, translated as MRPAYLVLEDGRTFRGSSFGRDREAYGPLRACTAMVGYQEALTDPDAAGSILMFTTPHIGNTGWNDEDSCSERIQASAVVIRDMVSKPSNFRSTRSFEEALMTDDIVALTEIDTRALMRHLSDHGPLWGAVTTRTDTDAVLAELRARKDA; from the coding sequence ATGCGCCCTGCATATCTCGTACTAGAAGACGGCCGAACGTTTCGAGGTTCGAGCTTCGGACGAGACCGAGAGGCGTATGGCCCGCTGAGGGCTTGCACCGCCATGGTCGGCTACCAGGAAGCCCTCACCGACCCCGACGCCGCAGGATCAATCCTCATGTTCACCACGCCCCACATCGGCAACACTGGTTGGAACGACGAGGATTCCTGCTCGGAGCGCATCCAGGCCTCCGCAGTTGTCATTCGCGACATGGTCTCCAAGCCGTCAAACTTCCGCTCTACGAGAAGCTTCGAAGAGGCTCTCATGACCGACGACATCGTCGCCCTCACCGAGATCGACACTCGTGCGCTGATGCGTCACCTGAGCGACCATGGCCCCCTGTGGGGCGCCGTGACAACGCGCACCGATACCGACGCTGTCTTGGCCGAACTGCGCGCTCGAAAGGATGCCTGA
- the nusB gene encoding transcription antitermination factor NusB, which yields MADVDPRFSTQTKARKSALDILFQADARGLSIRDVLEQQRDLAEHPLRELTVAIVEGVAEHQPTIDQRIAECCTNGWTLERMPRVDRNLARMAIFEIDHTDTPDAVVVSEVMELASWLSTNESPAFLNGLLGQAVRTTAE from the coding sequence GTGGCTGACGTCGATCCCCGTTTCTCGACGCAGACGAAGGCCCGCAAATCCGCGCTGGACATCCTGTTCCAGGCGGACGCGCGGGGCCTCAGTATTCGCGATGTGCTGGAACAGCAGCGCGACCTCGCGGAGCATCCGCTGCGCGAACTCACCGTCGCCATCGTCGAAGGTGTGGCCGAACATCAACCAACCATCGATCAGCGCATTGCGGAGTGCTGCACGAACGGGTGGACGCTCGAGCGTATGCCACGAGTTGACCGCAATCTCGCCCGCATGGCCATTTTCGAGATCGACCACACGGATACTCCCGACGCTGTCGTAGTGTCGGAGGTCATGGAGCTTGCTTCATGGCTGTCGACGAACGAGTCGCCAGCTTTCCTCAACGGCCTGCTCGGGCAGGCAGTGAGGACGACCGCCGAGTAA
- a CDS encoding LutB/LldF family L-lactate oxidation iron-sulfur protein, which translates to MTVERLTPAPPEGAWLGIPPFPEAVKSELENSIQRKNLRHATSTIRAKRVVRASEVPNWEELRTAAEQIKNRVGRHLDYYLEQAEEAMTKAGITVHWARDAQEANDIVTRIAKQKGVDEVVKIKSMATQEIDLNEHLEKEGIAAWETDLAELIVQLGHDLPSHILVPAIHRNRSEVREIFEAEMGRYGKPAPEGISDDPPELTAAARLHLREKFLRAKMAISGGNFIVAETGTLVIVESEGNGRMCLTLPETLVSVVGIEKILPTFEDLEVFLKLLPRSSTGERMNPYTSMWTGVQEGDGPQDLHVVLLDNGRTDVLADPLGRAALRCIRCSACLNICPVYERAGGHAYGSPYPGPIGAILNPQLRGITSKVDQALPYASSLCGACNEVCPVRIPFTDILVDQRRRVAEKKTSKHPTVEQGLMKMAGWVMSKGSHLETVQRASKTAGHVFGKKWIGPLPVPLVNKWTNARDVEPPPTKTFRDWWKQEKRS; encoded by the coding sequence ATGACCGTCGAACGTTTGACCCCCGCCCCGCCAGAGGGAGCCTGGCTCGGTATCCCGCCGTTCCCCGAGGCGGTGAAATCTGAACTCGAGAACTCCATCCAGCGCAAGAACCTCCGCCACGCGACGAGCACCATCCGCGCAAAGCGCGTCGTCCGGGCCAGCGAGGTGCCGAACTGGGAGGAGCTACGCACCGCTGCGGAGCAGATCAAGAACCGCGTTGGGCGCCACCTCGATTACTACCTCGAGCAGGCCGAAGAGGCTATGACCAAGGCCGGAATCACCGTCCACTGGGCACGTGATGCGCAAGAAGCGAATGACATCGTCACGCGCATCGCGAAGCAGAAGGGCGTCGACGAGGTCGTCAAGATCAAGTCGATGGCCACCCAAGAAATCGACCTCAACGAGCACCTCGAGAAGGAAGGCATCGCCGCTTGGGAAACCGACCTCGCGGAGCTCATCGTGCAGTTGGGGCATGACCTGCCATCCCACATCCTCGTGCCAGCCATTCACCGCAACCGTTCCGAGGTTCGCGAGATCTTCGAAGCCGAGATGGGCCGCTACGGCAAGCCAGCGCCCGAGGGCATCAGCGACGACCCGCCCGAACTCACCGCGGCCGCGCGCCTGCACCTGCGGGAGAAGTTCCTCCGCGCAAAGATGGCGATTTCCGGCGGAAACTTCATCGTCGCCGAGACGGGCACGCTCGTCATCGTCGAGTCTGAGGGCAACGGCCGCATGTGCCTCACCCTTCCTGAAACGCTCGTCAGCGTCGTGGGCATCGAGAAGATCCTCCCCACATTCGAAGATCTCGAGGTGTTCCTCAAGCTGCTGCCGCGTTCGTCGACGGGCGAGCGAATGAACCCCTACACCTCCATGTGGACCGGCGTGCAGGAAGGGGATGGGCCGCAAGATCTCCACGTCGTGCTGCTCGATAACGGGCGCACCGATGTGCTCGCCGATCCGCTCGGCCGCGCCGCGCTGCGGTGCATCCGCTGCTCGGCCTGCTTGAACATTTGCCCCGTCTACGAGCGTGCAGGTGGCCACGCCTATGGGTCCCCGTACCCTGGACCCATCGGCGCCATCCTGAACCCGCAGCTGCGAGGGATCACGTCGAAGGTAGACCAGGCGCTGCCGTACGCATCGAGCCTGTGCGGAGCGTGTAACGAGGTGTGCCCGGTGCGCATTCCGTTCACGGACATCCTCGTTGATCAGCGCCGGCGCGTGGCAGAGAAGAAGACGTCGAAGCATCCGACGGTGGAGCAAGGCCTCATGAAGATGGCCGGCTGGGTCATGTCGAAGGGCAGCCACCTCGAAACGGTGCAGCGCGCTTCCAAGACTGCCGGACACGTGTTCGGCAAGAAGTGGATTGGCCCACTGCCCGTTCCGCTGGTGAACAAGTGGACGAATGCCCGCGACGTTGAGCCACCACCCACCAAGACCTTCCGCGACTGGTGGAAGCAAGAGAAGAGGAGCTGA